One region of Salvia miltiorrhiza cultivar Shanhuang (shh) chromosome 3, IMPLAD_Smil_shh, whole genome shotgun sequence genomic DNA includes:
- the LOC131016544 gene encoding vacuolar cation/proton exchanger 3-like: protein MASTKQDLGKMAAPDQWLLENGNIKLLSRERRGRSAHNMSSSSLRKKSDRTLVSKVRVGCLRKLLTNLQEVLLGTKLAILFLAIPFAIIAEYRNFGRPWIFALSLLGLTPLAERISFLTEQIAFFTGPTVGGLLNATCGNATELIIAILALVQNKVDVVKYSLLGSILSNLLLVLGTSLLCGGIVNISKEQKFDRKQADVNSLLLLLGLLCHLLPLMFTFVGKTPEIAAVGTLQLSRASCFIMLVAYIAYLVFQLWTHRELFEAQEDEDGDVAGDDETPVIGFWSAFIWLVLMTGVVALLSEYVVATIEAASESWGLSVSFISVILLPIVGNAAEHAGAIIFAFKNKLDITLGVALGSATQIAMFVVPLTVLVSWIIGIDMDLNFNLLETGSLALSILLTAITLQDGTSHYMKGLVLLLSYFIISACFFVYQSPLNGADSNNMGLVTSPEQGIMRL from the exons ATGGCATCAACAAAACAAGATTTGGGGAAAATGGCGGCGCCTGACCAATGGCTGCTTGAAAATGGAAACATTAAGCTGCTGAGCAGAGAGCGGCGCGGGCGTAGCGCCCATAACATGTCTTCTTCTTCCCTGCGGAAGAAATCGGATCGGACCCTCGTTTCCAAGGTTCGGGTCGGCTGCCTGCGCAAGTTGTTGACCAATCTTCAAGAAGTTTTGCTCGGAACCAAGCTTGCCATTTTGTTTCTCGCCATTCCTTTCGCCATTATTGCCGAGTATCGCAACTTTGGGAgg CCATGGATATTTGCTTTGAGCCTGCTGGGACTCACTCCACTTGCAGAAAGGATCAGTTTTCTTACTGA GCAAATAGCTTTCTTCACAGGACCAACAG TTGGAGGGCTCCTAAACGCAACATGTGGAAATGCCACAGAATTGATAATAGCCATTCTTGCACTTGTCCAAAACAAAGTTGATGTTGTGAAGTACTCTTTATTGGGCTCTATCCTCTCCAACCTTCTTCTAGTTCTTGGCACCTCTCTTCTTTGTGGAGGCATCGTCAACATCTCCAAAGAGCAAAAATTCGACAGA AAACAAGCGGATGTGAACTCGTtgcttttgttgttgggattgCTGTGCCATCTACTACCGTTGATGTTCACATTTGTGGGAAAAACACCTGAGATTGCAGCAGTTGGGACGCTTCAACTGTCGAGAGCAAGTTGCTTTATTATGCTCGTTGCATATATCGCTTATCTCGTCTTTCAGTTATGGACTCACCGAGAATTATTTGAGGCACAAGAG GACGAAGATGGTGACGTGGCAGGAGACGACGAAACTCCGGTCATCGGATTCTGGAGCGCATTCATTTGGCTAGTTCTGATGACCGGCGTCGTAGCTCTACTCTCAGAATATGTTGTTGCAACAATTGAA GCTGCATCTGAGTCTTGGGGTTTGTCAGTGAGCTTTATTAGTGTGATTCTACTACCAATAGTTGGAAATGCAGCAGAACATGCTGGAGCAATTATTTTTGCTTTCAAGAACAAATTG GACATAACTCTAGGTGTCGCCCTAGGATCGGCCACTCAAATTGCCATGTTCGTG GTCCCATTAACTGTGCTTGTGTCATGGATAATCGGCATCGACATGGATCTTAATTTTAACCTACTTGAGACAGGCTCTCTAGCGTTGTCAATTTTATTAACAGCTATAACTTTGCag GATGGAACATCTCATTATATGAAGGGACTAGTTCTTCTACTAAGCTACTTCATCATTTCAGCTTGCTTCTTTGTATATCAATCTCCACTTA ATGGAGCTGACTCTAACAACATGGGGCTCGTCACCTCTCCTGAACAAGGAATAATGAGACTTTGA
- the LOC131016545 gene encoding uncharacterized protein LOC131016545, with protein sequence MMSSALVRLISHKFLGRCRKLCSGGGSNGELVASPWMMLPPSYIPGGRDMVYNFYSPIKDEVVSLNNRGGKEETRVIHSHNMVVGSSHGWLSVINGSTKGMFLSNPISGRLIELPPIAGKPFSAEDTAFCPWKVILSCSPDQEDCLALMIIGCSERVAFCRPGRSNKWTPLGDWFEEKKGFRICLDYVYSAARKSFIGFVHWPVELKGWDVSDPLSPTPLPLNWLGRIKYNNSGVCFSSPYLVAHSDQLFLVRRHYKAQGRQTISYYVYRVDGDHSGEELELCSSLDDLVMFVGLNHSFAVKASLFPKLKPNSIYFSDARFTSNFFQTQIIEVFDYQNKTCSPLYFPSLHLNDITPMPWFTPAFD encoded by the coding sequence ATGATGTCGTCGGCACTAGTCCGTTTAATTTCTCATAAATTCCTCGGACGGTGTAGAAAATtgtgcagcggcggcggcagcaaTGGAGAATTGGTTGCATCGCCATGGATGATGCTGCCCCCTTCATATATACCAGGAGGAAGGGACATGGTGTACAACTTTTACTCTCCAATCAAGGATGAAGTAGTGAGTTTGAATAACAGAGGCGGCAAGGAAGAAACACGAGTCATACATAGCCACAACATGGTGGTGGGATCTTCGCACGGCTGGCTGTCTGTAATCAACGGCAGCACCAAGGGTATGTTCCTCTCGAATCCCATCTCCGGCCGCCTCATAGAGCTCCCGCCCATAGCCGGGAAGCCATTCTCGGCGGAGGATACGGCTTTCTGTCCGTGGAAGGTGATACTCTCTTGCTCTCCCGATCAAGAAGACTGTCTCGCCCTCATGATCATCGGCTGCTCCGAAAGAGTGGCTTTCTGCCGCCCCGGCCGCAGTAACAAGTGGACTCCCCTCGGCGACTGGTTTGAAGAAAAGAAAGGTTTCCGTATCTGCCTTGATTATGTGTATTCCGCCGCACGTAAAAGCTTCATAGGCTTCGTGCATTGGCCCGTGGAATTAAAGGGGTGGGATGTTAGTGACCCACTTTCTCCAACACCGCTCCCTCTCAACTGGTTGGGTAGGATcaaatacaacaactcaggagTGTGCTTCTCCTCTCCATACCTTGTTGCTCACTCCGATCAACTGTTTCTGGTGAGACGACATTACAAGGCACAAGGTCGACAAACAATTTCTTATTATGTTTATAGAGTTGATGGTGATCATTCTGGAGAAGAACTTGAATTGTGTTCCTCCTTGGATGATCTGGTCATGTTTGTGGGACTCAACCACTCCTTTGCTGTCAAGGCCTCCCTATTCCCTAAACTCAAACCCAATTCCATTTACTTCAGTGATGCCAGGTTCACCTCCAACTTCTTCCAAACCCAAATTATTGAGGTTTTCGATTACCAAAACAAGACTTGCTCCCCTCTCTATTTCCCATCCCTCCACCTGAATGATATCACTCCCATGCCTTGGTTCACTCCAGCTTTCGATTAG